Proteins encoded by one window of Dehalococcoidia bacterium:
- a CDS encoding ABC transporter substrate-binding protein has protein sequence MTITLMADHEYAAQHLASGRVKIEGFDVEIVWPQGGAGSVYAELFQDPPYDVMVIPMTNYLIALDQGEQLIGIPVFPDVSFPHLGVQTTENSGIKTAKDLEGKRVGIRGWGFNPGTWMRGILADQYDVDLTKIDWVEAEPNSLMKIEYARDERFRVSKGGDQVRELESGELDAVLFDRTGPSLAGNRKSLFQNPLQEAIQYYQRFDVFPVNVMLVAKTNTLNENPGLARAILRACDTARDFYNLEAQNDEEHMGLPIHWLRGNGLFPHLNGIDENRKSLQTIVRYSYNLGLISREFTPEELFSNECIN, from the coding sequence ATGACAATAACACTAATGGCAGACCATGAATATGCGGCTCAGCACCTTGCAAGCGGGAGAGTTAAAATTGAAGGATTTGACGTAGAGATTGTTTGGCCCCAAGGAGGGGCTGGTTCAGTTTATGCCGAGCTTTTTCAAGACCCTCCTTATGATGTAATGGTTATTCCTATGACGAATTACCTGATTGCTCTTGATCAAGGAGAGCAGCTGATAGGAATACCTGTTTTCCCTGACGTCTCATTCCCTCACCTGGGTGTTCAAACTACCGAGAACTCAGGTATTAAAACAGCTAAAGATTTAGAAGGAAAAAGAGTAGGTATTCGAGGATGGGGTTTTAACCCTGGTACTTGGATGAGAGGTATATTGGCAGACCAGTATGATGTTGATTTAACAAAAATTGACTGGGTGGAAGCTGAACCCAATTCGTTAATGAAAATTGAATATGCAAGAGATGAAAGGTTCCGTGTTTCAAAAGGAGGAGACCAAGTAAGAGAACTAGAATCTGGAGAACTCGATGCGGTTTTGTTTGATAGAACAGGACCTAGTCTCGCGGGGAATAGGAAATCTCTTTTCCAGAACCCACTTCAAGAGGCTATCCAATACTACCAACGATTTGATGTATTTCCTGTAAATGTGATGCTTGTTGCGAAAACCAATACACTCAATGAAAACCCAGGGCTTGCACGTGCCATACTACGTGCATGCGACACGGCTCGTGATTTTTACAATTTAGAAGCTCAAAATGATGAAGAACATATGGGCCTGCCAATCCACTGGCTTAGAGGTAATGGACTGTTTCCTCATTTGAATGGAATTGATGAAAATAGAAAGTCACTTCAGACTATTGTGCGTTATTCCTACAACTTAGGGTTGATCTCTAGGGAATTTACACCTGAAGAACTATTTTCTAATGAATGTATTAATTAG
- a CDS encoding aminotransferase class III-fold pyridoxal phosphate-dependent enzyme gives MKRNNEEFNLLEAADRVFPGGSLGNIRLEEGYDFVVDSGSGSHIRDISGNHYIDYLLGSGPMVLGHAHPLVVDAVTEVVKKGSTFFTQNRYAIQLAEEIIKAMPCAEQVRYVSSGTEATYNALKVARAYTGRDKILKFEGGFHGMHDYSQMSLSPSGNLPFPDPEPSSAGIPKVIAETVLVAPYNDLIYVAELLERHHNEIAAVIVEPVQRIIEPQPGFLAGLRELTRKYDVLLVFDEIVTGFRLAYGGAQAYYNVVPDLAAIGKIVGGGYPLAAVVGKEEIMATYDQKSVNPSQYIPHIGTLNGNPVACVAGLTTLEILRNECSYENYHSKSNYLKSTLQGLFDEAEVPATVTGINMMFDVLFTSNPIIDYRSTLTNKTLNKIFDRTLLENGIFKSPGKFYVGFCHSDEDIQQTIEAFKLGVAEVQKAN, from the coding sequence ATGAAACGTAATAATGAAGAATTTAATTTGCTTGAGGCTGCAGACAGGGTCTTTCCTGGTGGGAGTTTAGGCAATATCCGATTAGAGGAAGGTTATGATTTTGTAGTCGATTCTGGCAGCGGATCACATATTCGTGATATTAGTGGGAATCACTATATAGACTACCTCCTTGGCTCAGGCCCAATGGTATTAGGACACGCTCACCCTCTGGTAGTAGACGCAGTCACAGAAGTCGTCAAAAAAGGCTCTACTTTTTTCACCCAAAACCGATATGCAATTCAATTAGCCGAGGAGATTATTAAGGCAATGCCTTGTGCTGAGCAAGTACGCTACGTTAGCTCAGGTACAGAAGCTACTTACAACGCTCTTAAAGTGGCTAGGGCGTATACGGGGCGCGATAAGATCTTGAAATTTGAAGGCGGGTTTCATGGAATGCATGATTACTCTCAGATGAGCCTGTCGCCGTCGGGTAACCTCCCTTTCCCTGATCCTGAGCCTAGTTCGGCAGGTATTCCTAAGGTTATTGCTGAAACTGTTCTTGTGGCTCCATATAATGATCTTATATATGTCGCCGAGCTTCTGGAGCGGCATCACAATGAAATCGCAGCAGTAATTGTTGAGCCAGTGCAGCGAATCATAGAACCGCAGCCTGGTTTCTTAGCGGGCCTGAGAGAATTAACTAGAAAATATGATGTGCTACTGGTATTTGACGAAATAGTAACCGGGTTTAGATTAGCCTACGGCGGCGCTCAAGCCTATTACAACGTGGTACCCGACCTAGCAGCAATAGGGAAAATTGTAGGGGGCGGATACCCGTTAGCTGCAGTCGTTGGGAAAGAAGAAATAATGGCGACGTACGATCAAAAATCTGTCAATCCCAGCCAATATATTCCGCACATAGGTACTCTAAATGGAAACCCAGTAGCCTGCGTAGCAGGCCTAACGACATTAGAGATTCTTAGGAATGAATGTTCTTATGAAAATTATCATTCGAAATCCAATTACCTCAAATCTACTCTTCAGGGTTTATTTGACGAAGCTGAAGTGCCTGCCACAGTTACAGGCATAAACATGATGTTTGACGTATTGTTCACAAGCAACCCAATTATTGACTACCGCTCAACACTAACTAATAAAACGCTTAACAAAATATTTGATCGTACGCTCTTAGAGAATGGGATTTTCAAATCTCCGGGGAAATTTTATGTCGGTTTTTGCCATAGCGATGAAGACATCCAACAAACTATAGAGGCCTTTAAACTTGGAGTAGCAGAGGTTCAGAAAGCTAATTAA